The window AGATATTGCCAATAAAACGGCCTCTAAGCGAACGGCCATTGCGCAGGGCATTATCAGCATGGATGACCACGCATTTCGATGTATAGAGACGAATTCTCTTCCAAAAGGAAACGTTTTAGCTTTGGCAGAAGTTGCAGGCATCACTGCTGCAAAAAATGCCTCTTCTACTATATTGCTTTGCCATCCACTACCACTCGATTATGTGCGAGTTTCTTTTGCGCTAAATTCATCAGATTGCTCCATCCTCGCAATATGCGAAGCTAGCGCCATTGCTAAAACTGGCGTAGAAATGGAAGCGCTAGCTGGAGTGAGCGGTGCTCTTTTAGCTATATACGATCTCACTAAAGGAGTTTGCCCAGACCTTAATATTTCAGACGTTAGGCTAAATATTAAAAAGGGAGGAAAAAGCGGCACATGGACGCATCCAAAATACACTGCTCCCGACAATTCATGTGCCTTAACCGTTAAAAGCGATACAGAACTTCCTAGCTGTAATTTACAAGGCATATCAGCAGCAGTTCTTACAATTAGCGATAGCGTATCTCAGGGCACGGCAATCGATAAATCGGGCGAAATCTTAAACTCATTTCTTAACGGCTCAAAGGCCACAGTTGTGGCGAAATCAACAGTTGCCGATGAACCAAAGCAGATACTAGATTTTATCGACAACTGCACGACGATAAAAGCTGCGGACTTGATTTTAACTACCGGAGGCACCGGCATAAGTTCACGAGACATCACGCCAGAAACTATCGCTCAAACTTGCAATAGACTTATTCCAGGCATAGGCGAACTTCTGCGCCAAAGCGGACAGAAATATTCCAAGTACTCTCACATAAGCCGTTCCGTGGCCGGTCTTAAGGGAAAAACATTAATTATTTCCCTTCCAGGAAGCCCCTCAGCCGTAACAGAAGCACTCTACGAACTAATCAACATTCTTCCCCATTCACTGCGCATGGCTAGAGATAACACCAAGCATGACAAAAACAGCCAGGAGTAGATCGATTGAGTTATGTTATCATACGAAGAATCGCTAAAATTAGTCCTTGAACAGACAGTGCAACCAATGCCTGTCGAATATGTCGATATTGACGACGCTGCTTATCGCGTTGCGGCCTGCGATATCGTTAGCCCAATTAGCAACCCAGCCTTTAACAATGCCGCCATGGACGGCTTTGCCATTAGCGTAAGCGAAGCAACGCGCGGTACTTCCAGTATCGCCCACCCAATGGAATTCGTTTCAGAAGGCATTATTACCGCCGGCATGGCTAGTATTGATGCACGGCCATTAGCAGAAAATGAGCATGAGCTGCCTACTGCCTGCGAAATCATGACCGGCGCAATTGTTCCAGAAAACTTTAATGCCGTTGTGCGAATTGAGGATGTGGAAGTTAGCCGCGATGCGGTTGGCCGGGCAACTAGAATTAAACTTAAACGGCAAGTGTCTCCTCTAGAAAACATTCGCATGAGAGGTGACGACTTTTTTGAAAACACAACGCTAATTAAAGAGGGCACAGTTCTCGAGCCACAGCATTTAATGGCTGCCGCTGCCTGCGGAATTAGGACTTTATCTGTCAAAAAAATTCCAACACTTAGTTGCTTTTGCACAGGGGACGAGCTCATTCGGCCAAGCTGCCAGGAACCTGCCAAACTGCCAGCTGGAAAAATATTTAGCTCCAATGACACATTTTTAAAAAATGTTTTTGGCAAACTTGCTTCAGTCTCTTTTCACCAAGATGCGAGCGACGATCCAAAAGCTTTAGTCACTGCCTTTAGATCAATTCTTGACACTGCGCCAGATATTGTCATCACCACGGGCGCAGTATCTATGGGGACTAAGGATTTTGTGCCTACGGCACTTAAAGAAATAGAAGCTTCAATTATCTTTCACAAAGTGGCCATTAGACCGGCAAAGCCGATGCTAATGGCGGTAAAAGATTTGCCTGCTGGTAAGCGAAGTGTGTTTTTTTGCCTACCGGGAAACCCCATAAGCGCCGTGGTGGCTTGTCGATTCTTTGTTTTGCCGTATTTGTTTGCACTTCTGGGCATTCCGGCGGAAATTCCGATTAAAGCACGACTAGCAAGTCCCTTAAAAAAACCAGAAAACTTGCGCTGCTTTTATTTTGGCTCTTTTGCAGAAGATGCAAACCTTAGGCGCGAAATTCGAGTTTCGCCCTCACAAAAATCTTTTATGCTGCTTCCCTTTTTAAAATCCAATGCTTGGGTTATTCTCAATGAACAGCGCTCTAACCTCGAGCAAGGAGAGGAAGTGGATTGCTTGCCACTTTATCCAAGATGGAGCTCAATAATTCAGTAAGTTAGCGATTCCTAAGTAGCAGTATGAAAAGAGACATAAAGTTTTTCGGTGTTTTTCGGCAGCATATGCGCAATGCTTCCCTCGAATTGGAAGCTTCCCCCAACATGACAGCTAAAGAGCTTAAAGGTGAGATAAAACTTGCACTTAAAGATGTTTCGTCCGATTTAAATCCTAACCTTGTAGAAATATCGGCTTTGAGCACGGACAAGACTGTGCTCCGCGACACAGAAAGCATTGGACAAGCCTCGACCCTCTACCTGCTACCACCTGTTTGCGGAGGTTAATTGAGAGATGCAAGGGAATAATTTATTTGTCGATTTAACTTCGCTCCCCATAAACATAGAAAGCGCATTGGGATTCTTAACGAACTACAATTGCGGAGCACATTCTATTTTCTTAGGCACGGCAAGAAACAACAACCATGGTCGCATAGTAGAAGCCTTGGAATACGACGCGCATGTCGAGCTTGCTAAAAATGTTTTAACGAACATCTGCATAGAAGCTGCTGCAGGCCTAG is drawn from Deltaproteobacteria bacterium and contains these coding sequences:
- a CDS encoding bifunctional molybdenum cofactor biosynthesis protein MoaC/MoaB, whose amino-acid sequence is MSTPIHHYNMIDIANKTASKRTAIAQGIISMDDHAFRCIETNSLPKGNVLALAEVAGITAAKNASSTILLCHPLPLDYVRVSFALNSSDCSILAICEASAIAKTGVEMEALAGVSGALLAIYDLTKGVCPDLNISDVRLNIKKGGKSGTWTHPKYTAPDNSCALTVKSDTELPSCNLQGISAAVLTISDSVSQGTAIDKSGEILNSFLNGSKATVVAKSTVADEPKQILDFIDNCTTIKAADLILTTGGTGISSRDITPETIAQTCNRLIPGIGELLRQSGQKYSKYSHISRSVAGLKGKTLIISLPGSPSAVTEALYELINILPHSLRMARDNTKHDKNSQE
- a CDS encoding molybdopterin molybdotransferase MoeA, with the translated sequence MLSYEESLKLVLEQTVQPMPVEYVDIDDAAYRVAACDIVSPISNPAFNNAAMDGFAISVSEATRGTSSIAHPMEFVSEGIITAGMASIDARPLAENEHELPTACEIMTGAIVPENFNAVVRIEDVEVSRDAVGRATRIKLKRQVSPLENIRMRGDDFFENTTLIKEGTVLEPQHLMAAAACGIRTLSVKKIPTLSCFCTGDELIRPSCQEPAKLPAGKIFSSNDTFLKNVFGKLASVSFHQDASDDPKALVTAFRSILDTAPDIVITTGAVSMGTKDFVPTALKEIEASIIFHKVAIRPAKPMLMAVKDLPAGKRSVFFCLPGNPISAVVACRFFVLPYLFALLGIPAEIPIKARLASPLKKPENLRCFYFGSFAEDANLRREIRVSPSQKSFMLLPFLKSNAWVILNEQRSNLEQGEEVDCLPLYPRWSSIIQ
- a CDS encoding molybdenum cofactor biosynthesis protein MoaE, producing MQGNNLFVDLTSLPINIESALGFLTNYNCGAHSIFLGTARNNNHGRIVEALEYDAHVELAKNVLTNICIEAAAGLGTHYKIATIHRTGKLNIGEVSVFIGVSTPHRSEAFEACRYIIEKLKHRAPIWKKEYYSDGTSEWSEGCSLCGNG